In Caloenas nicobarica isolate bCalNic1 chromosome 5, bCalNic1.hap1, whole genome shotgun sequence, a single genomic region encodes these proteins:
- the FAR1 gene encoding fatty acyl-CoA reductase 1 isoform X1, which produces MVSIPEYYEGKNVLLTGATGFMGKVLLEKLLRSCPKVKAVYALVRHKAAQTPEERIEEITRCKLFDRLRDEQPDFKEKIIVITTELTQPELDLSEPIKEKLIECINIIFHCAATVRFNETLRDAVQLNVTATQQLLLLAQRMKNLEVFMHVSTAYAYCNRKQIEEIVYPPPVDPKKLIDALEWMDDGLVNDITPKLIGDRPNTYTYTKALAEYVVQQEGAKLNIAIIRPSIVGASWKEPFPGWIDNFNGPSGLFIAAGKGILRTMRASNNAVADLVPVDVVVNTTLAAAWYSGVNRPRNVMVYNCTTGGTNPFHWGEVEYHVISTFKRNPLEQAFRRPNVNLTSNHLLYQYWIAVSHKAPAFLYDIYLRITGRSPRMMKTITRLHKAMMLLEYFTSNSWIWNTENMTMLMNQLNPQDKKTFNFDVRQLHWAEYMENYCMGTKKYVLNEEMSGLPAARKHLNKLRNIRYGFNTVLVILIWRIFIARSQMARNIWYFVVSLCYKFLSYFRASSTMR; this is translated from the exons ATGGTTTCCATCCCTGAATACTATGAAGGAAAGAATGTCCTCCTGACGGGAGCTACAGGCTTCATGGGGAAAGTGCTTCTGGAAAAACTGCTCAGATCTTGTCCTAAAGTGAAAGCAGTGTATGCATTGGTAAgacacaaagcagcacagacaccTGAAGAACGAATAGAAGAAATTACCCGCTGTAAG ctcTTTGACAGGTTGAGAGATGAGCAGCcagacttcaaagaaaaaataatagtaattacGACTGAACTTACACAGCCTGAACTGGACCTTAGCGAACCAATCAAGGAAAAACTTATAGAATGCATTAACATTATATTTCATTGTGCTGCTACAGTCAGATTCAATGAAACGCTAAG AGATGCTGTTCAGTTAAACGTGACTGCCACACAACAGCTCCTCTTGTTGGCACAGCGAATGAAGAATCTGGAAGTATTCATGCACGTTTCGACTGCCTATGCATATTGCAATCGAAAACAGATTGAAGAAATAGTTTATCCACCTCCTGTTGATCCCAAGAAACTGATAGATGCTCTCGA gtGGATGGATGATGGCCTAGTGAATGATATTACTCCTAAACTGATAGGCGACAGACCTAATACTTACACGTATACAAAAGCCTTAGCTGAATATGTAGTACAACAAGAAGGTGCAAAATTAAACATAGCCATTATAAGGCCGTCTATTGTTGGTGCTAGCTGGAAGGAGCCTTTTCCT GGATGGATTGATAACTTCAATGGACCTAGTGGTCTCTTCATTGCT GCAGGAAAAGGAATTCTTCGAACAATGAGAGCTTCCAACAATGCAGTAGCAGATCTTGTTCCAGTAGATGTTGTTGTCAATACGACACTGGCTGCAGCCTGGTATTCTGGAGTCAATAG acCAAGAAATGTCATGGTATATAACTGTACAACAGGTGGCACCAATCCTTTTCACTGGGGTGAAGTCG aataCCATGTAATTTCTACTTTCAAGAGGAATCCTCTCGAACAGGCCTTCAGACGGCCCAATGTAAATCTAACTTCCAATCACCTTTTATATCAGTACTGGATTGCTGTAAGCCATAAGGCCCCAGCATTCCTGTATGATATCTACCTCAGGATTACTGGAAGAAGCCCAAG GATGATGAAAACAATAACACGTCTTCATAAGGCCATGATGTTGTTAGAATACTTTACAAGCAATTCTTGGATCTGGAATACTGAAAATATGACTATGCTAATGAACCAGCTAAACCCCCAAGACAAAAAG aCATTTAATTTTGATGTTCGACAACTACATTGGGCAGAATACATGGAAAATTACTGCATGGGAACGAAGAAATATGTGCTGAACGAAGAAATGTCTGGCCTCCCTGCAGCTAGGAAACACTTGAATAA gtTAAGGAATATACGCTATGGCTTCAATACAGTTCTTGTGATCCTGATCTGGCGCATCTTTATTGCAAGATCACAAATGGCAAGAAATATCTGGTACTTTGTGGTTAGTCTGTGTTACAAGTTCCTCTCCTACTTCAGAGCCTCCAGTACTATGAGATAA
- the FAR1 gene encoding fatty acyl-CoA reductase 1 isoform X2: MVSIPEYYEGKNVLLTGATGFMGKVLLEKLLRSCPKVKAVYALVRHKAAQTPEERIEEITRCKLFDRLRDEQPDFKEKIIVITTELTQPELDLSEPIKEKLIECINIIFHCAATVRFNETLRDAVQLNVTATQQLLLLAQRMKNLEVFMHVSTAYAYCNRKQIEEIVYPPPVDPKKLIDALEWMDDGLVNDITPKLIGDRPNTYTYTKALAEYVVQQEGAKLNIAIIRPSIVGASWKEPFPGWIDNFNGPSGLFIAAGKGILRTMRASNNAVADLVPVDVVVNTTLAAAWYSGVNRPRNVMVYNCTTGGTNPFHWGEVGYHINLNFKINPLEGAIRRPNCNLQSNPLLCQYWTTVSHTMPAFFHDLLLRLTGQKPWMMKTITRLHKAMMLLEYFTSNSWIWNTENMTMLMNQLNPQDKKTFNFDVRQLHWAEYMENYCMGTKKYVLNEEMSGLPAARKHLNKLRNIRYGFNTVLVILIWRIFIARSQMARNIWYFVVSLCYKFLSYFRASSTMR, encoded by the exons ATGGTTTCCATCCCTGAATACTATGAAGGAAAGAATGTCCTCCTGACGGGAGCTACAGGCTTCATGGGGAAAGTGCTTCTGGAAAAACTGCTCAGATCTTGTCCTAAAGTGAAAGCAGTGTATGCATTGGTAAgacacaaagcagcacagacaccTGAAGAACGAATAGAAGAAATTACCCGCTGTAAG ctcTTTGACAGGTTGAGAGATGAGCAGCcagacttcaaagaaaaaataatagtaattacGACTGAACTTACACAGCCTGAACTGGACCTTAGCGAACCAATCAAGGAAAAACTTATAGAATGCATTAACATTATATTTCATTGTGCTGCTACAGTCAGATTCAATGAAACGCTAAG AGATGCTGTTCAGTTAAACGTGACTGCCACACAACAGCTCCTCTTGTTGGCACAGCGAATGAAGAATCTGGAAGTATTCATGCACGTTTCGACTGCCTATGCATATTGCAATCGAAAACAGATTGAAGAAATAGTTTATCCACCTCCTGTTGATCCCAAGAAACTGATAGATGCTCTCGA gtGGATGGATGATGGCCTAGTGAATGATATTACTCCTAAACTGATAGGCGACAGACCTAATACTTACACGTATACAAAAGCCTTAGCTGAATATGTAGTACAACAAGAAGGTGCAAAATTAAACATAGCCATTATAAGGCCGTCTATTGTTGGTGCTAGCTGGAAGGAGCCTTTTCCT GGATGGATTGATAACTTCAATGGACCTAGTGGTCTCTTCATTGCT GCAGGAAAAGGAATTCTTCGAACAATGAGAGCTTCCAACAATGCAGTAGCAGATCTTGTTCCAGTAGATGTTGTTGTCAATACGACACTGGCTGCAGCCTGGTATTCTGGAGTCAATAG acCAAGAAATGTCATGGTATATAACTGTACAACAGGTGGCACCAATCCTTTTCACTGGGGTGAAGTCG GCTACCACATTAATTTGAATTTCAAGATAAATCCATTAGAAGGGGCAATAAGGCGCCCTAACTGTAACTTACAATCCAATCCCCTCTTGTGTCAATATTGGACTACAGTCAGCCATACAATGCCTGCATTTTTTCACGATCTTTTGCTCAGATTGACAGGTCAGAAACCATG GATGATGAAAACAATAACACGTCTTCATAAGGCCATGATGTTGTTAGAATACTTTACAAGCAATTCTTGGATCTGGAATACTGAAAATATGACTATGCTAATGAACCAGCTAAACCCCCAAGACAAAAAG aCATTTAATTTTGATGTTCGACAACTACATTGGGCAGAATACATGGAAAATTACTGCATGGGAACGAAGAAATATGTGCTGAACGAAGAAATGTCTGGCCTCCCTGCAGCTAGGAAACACTTGAATAA gtTAAGGAATATACGCTATGGCTTCAATACAGTTCTTGTGATCCTGATCTGGCGCATCTTTATTGCAAGATCACAAATGGCAAGAAATATCTGGTACTTTGTGGTTAGTCTGTGTTACAAGTTCCTCTCCTACTTCAGAGCCTCCAGTACTATGAGATAA